From Pseudomonas hefeiensis, one genomic window encodes:
- the argR gene encoding transcriptional regulator ArgR has protein sequence MTAHRIGFLIWPSTKALTLALAEEALRVAQRVHPDVVYELSFLQAEPQTEGAWQLPGEPWAGKLEGFQKLFLLADEPPTALAPPLSSALKQLVRAGCVIGGLSAGVYPLAQLGLLDGFRAAVHWRWQDDFAERFPKVIATSHLFDWDRDRLTACGGMSVLDLLLAVLARDHGAELAGAVSEELVVERIREGGERQRIPLQNRLGSSHPKLTQAVLLMEANIEEPLTTDEIAQHVCVSRRQLERIFKQYLNRVPSQYYLELRLNKARQMLMQTSKSIIQIGLSCGFSSGPHFSSAYRNFFGATPREDRNQRRSSSPFELSSVPSERG, from the coding sequence ATGACTGCCCATCGAATTGGTTTCCTGATTTGGCCCAGCACTAAAGCCTTGACGCTGGCGCTGGCCGAGGAGGCCTTGCGTGTTGCTCAGCGGGTGCATCCGGATGTCGTCTACGAGCTGTCGTTCTTACAGGCTGAGCCGCAGACCGAAGGCGCCTGGCAGCTGCCGGGCGAACCCTGGGCCGGCAAGCTCGAAGGTTTCCAGAAGCTGTTTCTGCTGGCTGACGAACCACCGACCGCTCTTGCGCCACCCCTGAGCAGCGCGCTCAAACAACTGGTGCGTGCCGGTTGTGTGATTGGTGGTTTGTCCGCCGGTGTCTACCCGTTGGCCCAGTTGGGTTTGCTCGACGGTTTCCGCGCCGCCGTGCATTGGCGCTGGCAGGACGACTTTGCCGAGCGTTTTCCCAAGGTCATTGCCACCAGCCATCTGTTTGACTGGGACCGCGATCGCTTGACCGCTTGTGGTGGCATGTCGGTGCTCGATCTGTTGCTGGCGGTGCTGGCCCGCGATCACGGCGCGGAACTGGCCGGCGCGGTCTCGGAAGAACTGGTGGTCGAGCGCATCCGCGAGGGGGGCGAGCGCCAGCGCATCCCGCTGCAGAACCGTCTGGGCTCCAGCCATCCGAAGCTCACCCAGGCCGTGCTGTTGATGGAAGCCAACATCGAAGAGCCGCTGACCACCGACGAAATTGCCCAGCATGTGTGCGTGTCCCGTCGCCAGTTGGAGCGGATCTTCAAGCAATACCTCAATCGCGTGCCAAGCCAGTACTACCTGGAGCTGCGTTTGAACAAGGCCCGGCAGATGCTGATGCAGACCAGCAAATCCATCATCCAGATCGGCCTGTCCTGCGGCTTCTCCTCGGGGCCGCATTTTTCCAGTGCCTATCGCAACTTCTTCGGCGCCACGCCCCGGGAAGACCGCAACCAGCGGCGCAGCAGCAGCCCGTTCGAATTGTCGTCGGTGCCGTCCGAACGCGGCTAG